The DNA window CGCGGCGGGCGGGCGCGACCCCGACGGGCGCCGACGCCGGGAGCGACCGCGACGGCGGTGCCGCGGCCCGCACCACCGTGCCGTCGTCGACGACGCGGGCACCCCACGGCGCCAGGTGCTCCGACAGTTCGGACGTCGGCGGGTTGTAGTGACTCAGGTGCACGGCGACCACGTCGGTGCCGGCGACGACGGCGTCGGCCTCGCGCAGCGCCGCCAGGGTCCGCGGGAACGTCGTCAGGTCGTGGTGTCCGGCACCGAGATCGGTGCGGGCGCCGAACGTCTCCTCGAGGAACACCGCGTCGTACCGTGCGCCGCGGACGTCGGCGAGGGTGCGCGGCGGCAGCGGACCGGTGTCGGTGGCCCACAGCAGACGGCCGCCGTCGGCCGCGGCGACGTCGTACAGCACGCTGTCGCCGTCGCGGACCGCGGTGTGCGCGGCCTCCAGCACCCGGACGGTGTAGTCGTCCAACGCGATTCGGTCACCCGGGGCGACCGGGACGAACCGCACCGGGGCGTCGGGCGCCACCCAGTCACGGCACTGGTCGAGGGCCTCGGGCGGGCCCAGCACGTCGAGCGGCCGGTCGCCCTGCACCCAGGACCGGTACAGCAGCGCGGCCGGACCGACGTGATCGGGGTGCGCATGGGTGAACAGGATGTACCGGACCCGGTCGAGCGGGCGCCCGGCACGGACCGCGGCGCGCGGGACCTCGGGGCCGCAGTCGAGCAGCAGCACGTCGTCCACCAACGCCGCCGTCTGCCCGCGGACCTCGCCGCGCGCGGCGGCGGTGCGGCACGACGCGCATGTGCAGAAAGGATTGGGCCAGCCGTCGGCACTGCCGGTGCCCAGCAGGACTACCTCGATGACCCGTCCCCTCCCGTGCGCGCCCGGCCGAATGTCACATACGTTCAGTTCGACTGAACGCATGTGACATTCGGCCACACAATCGTCAGCGCAGCGCCTGCGCCAGATCCTCGAGCAGGTCCTCGGGATCCTCGAGTCCCACCGACAGTCGCACGACGCCGTCGGACAGCCCGATCGCCGCGCGCCCCTCCGGTCCCATCGCGCGGTGCGTGGTGGTGGCCGGATGGGTGATGAGCGACTTGGAGTCACCGAGATTGTTCGAGATGTCCACGATGCGAAGCTTGTTCAGCAGTTCGAACGCGCGCTTCTTGGCAGCGTCCTCTCCGCCTCCCGGCGGAGTTCCCAGTTCGAACGTGACGACCGTGCCGCCGCCGCTCATCTGCGACGTCGCCAGCTCGTACTGCGGATGCGACTCGAGGAACGGGTACTTGACCCAGCGCACCGACGCCTCGGACTCGAGGAACTGCGCGATCCGCAGCGCGCTGTCCACCGAGTGGCCCACACGCAGCGGCATCGTCTCGAGGCCCTTGAGGAGGGTGTGCGCGTTGAACGGGCTCAGCGCCGGGCCGGTGTGCCGGATCAGCTGCTGCACCGGGCCGTCGATGTAGTCCTGCGGGCCCAGGATCGCACCGCCGAGGACGCGGCCCTGCCCGTCGATGTGCTTGGTGCCCGAGTACACGATGACGTCGGCGCCCAGGTCCAGGCTGCGCTGCAGCAGCGGGGTGGCGAAGACGTTGTCGAGCACCACCTTGGCGCCGGCGGCGTGCGCCATCTCCGACACCCTGCGGACGTCGACGAGGGTCTGCATGGGGTTGGACGGGGTCTCGAAGAACACGGCCGTGGTCGGCACCGACAGCGCCTGCTCCCACTGGTCGAGGTCCTCGCCGTCGACGAACACGGTCTCGACGCCCCAGCGCGGCAGGATCTCGTTGCACACCACGAAGCACGAGCCGAACAGGCTGCGGGCCGCGACCAGCCGGTCGCCCTGGCCGAGCAGCGCAGCGAGCGCGGTGAACACCGCGGACATGCCCGACGCGGTGGCGTAGCAGCCCTCGGCGCCGTCGAGCAGGCGCAGCCGCTCCTCGAACATCTTCACGGTGGGGTTGCCGTAGCGGGAGTAGACGAAGTGGTCGACCTCGCCGGTGAACGCCTGTTCGGCGGCCTCGGCGGACTCGTACACGAATCCGGAGTTGAGGTAGATCGCCTCCGACGTCTCCTCGAAACCGGAGCGTAGCGTGCCGCCGCGGACGCCCAGCGTCGCCGGACGAACCGAGTCGGGAAGCTGCTTACGGAAGGACCCGCCCTGCGGGATGGCGCTCACGACTGCGTCCAGGGCAGGCCCGCGGCCCGCCAGCCGGAGGTGCCGCGGCGACCGTCGGCGCCCAGTCCGCCCTCGAATCCGTCGAGCACGTTGTAGGCGGGGCCGATGCCGGCGGCGGTCGCGGCGTCGGCCGCAGCGATCGAGCGCACGCCGGAACGACACAGGAAGATCACCGGCCGCGACGCCTCGTCATCCTCGGCACCGCCGACGATGCCGGCCTCGACGAGCTGGTCGACGAAGGACTCGTTGCGCGCACCCGTGGGGTAGCTCACCCATTCGATGAGCACGGTCCGGCGGTCGATGGACGACGTGTCGGGCACCCCGACGTATCGCCATTCCGCGTCGGTCCGCACATCCACGAGCACGGCTTCCGGATGCTCGCGCAGCAGCTCCCAGGCTTGCTGCGGCGTTATGTCACCTGCGTAGCTCACCGCACCAGCTTTTCACAGCACCGAACGGGGCGTACCACGCGGATGCCGGAGAATCCGAGAACCTCGCGCCCGGGCGCGTCCGGGCGCGTGTCCCCGCGTCAGTCGCAGACGAGCCAGCGGTCGTCGCCCCGCACGAAGCGCCACGTCGCCGTCGCCTCACCCTTGCCGTCCTTCGCGTCGATCCGCACGTCGGCGGTGGCCTCGTCACCCTTGACCTGCTCGTTCGTGAGCGACACGACGGTCACTTCGCCCTCGCGTCCGGCCAGCGGCGAGCGGTCCTCGGCGAAGCCGTCGCACACCATCCGGTCCACCGCTCCGGCGTCGTCGTTGTTGCTCGCGCGGACGAAATCGGACGCCGAGGCGTTGAGCTGGTCGGCCTCAGAACGGTTCTCGTCCGCCGGGGAGAGCCACGACGAGACGACAATTCCGATCATCACGATCGCGACTATTGACACGGCGAGGATGAAGGGCTTCGCCGTGGTCCGCGAGGGATCCTCGGGCGGCTCGTGCTGGTCGGTCATACCTGGGATTTTCCCGTGCCCGCCCCGGCCGTCACCACCGGGGTCCCGAACGAACCCGGCCACAAACGGCACTTGTGACCACCCAAACTCGAGCGTGGTACCCCGCGTCACCTCACCCACGGAGCATGGAGTGTCCGCCTCCCGCGGGTTCTAGCATGAAGGCAGGAGACGCCGAGTCCGCAGGACCCGCCGCCTCCACCGTGCGACGGCGAGTTAGGTAGGGCTCAGTTTAAGCTGGAACCCGCACGCTGTCGTCCTTGCAATGCACGTCCGTCCAATCGAAAAGGTAGTTCGCCTCAGATGACTGACCAGACTCGTCCACTGCGCGTGGCCATCGTCGGCGCCGGCCCCGCCGGTATCTACGCCGCCGATGCGCTCATGAAGTCCGACACCGAGGTGAGCATCGACCTGTTCGAGCGGATGCCGGCACCGTTCGGCCTCATCCGATACGGCGTCGCCCCCGACCACCCGCGGATCAAGGGCATCATCACCGCGCTGCACAAGGTCCTGGACAAGGACTCGGTGCGTCTGCTCGGCAACATCGACTACGGCGCCGACATCACTCTCGAGGACCTGCGGCGCTTCTACGACGCCGTCATCTTCTCGACCGGCGCCAACGCCGACCGCGCGCTGAACATCCCGGGCATCGACCTGGACGGCTCGTACGGCGCCGCGGACTTCGTGTCCTGGTACGACGGGCACCCCGACGTGCCGCGCACGTGGCCGCTCGACGCCGAGAAGGTCGCCGTCCTGGGCGTCGGCAACGTCGCGCTCGACATCGCGCGCGTGCTCGCCAAGACCGGCGACGAGCTGCTGCCCACCGAGATCCCCGCAAACGTGTACGAGGGCCTGAAGAACAACAAGGCCGTCGAGGTCCACGTGTTCGGTCGCCGCGGTCCCGCGCAGGCCAAGTTCACGCCGCTCGAGCTGCGCGAGCTCGACCACTCCCCGACCATCGAGGTCATCGTCGACCCCGAGGACATCGACTACGACGAGGGCTCCGAGGCCGCGCGCCGCGCCTCCAAGCAGGTCGACATGGTCGCCAACACGATCCAGGACTGGGCCATCCGCGACCAGGGCGACCGCCCGCACAAGCTGTTCCTGCACTTCTTCGAGTCACCGCACGAGGTGCTCGGCAAGGACGGCAAGGTCGTGGGGTTGCGCACCGAGCGCACCGAGCTCGACGGCACCGGCAACGTCCGCGGCACCGGCAAGTTCAACGACTGGGACGTGCAGGCCGTCTACCGCGCGGTCGGCTACCTGTCGCAGAACATCCCGTCGATCCCGTTCGACGACCAGGCCGGCACCGTTCCCAACGAGGCCGGACGGGTCATCGGCGAGGACGGCAAGCACATCGACGCCACGTACGTCACCGGCTGGATCAAGCGCGGCCCCGTCGGCCTCATCGGCCACACCAAGGGCGACGCCAACGAGACCATCGCGTGCCTGCTCGAGGACGCCCCGAACTTCGCGGGGGCCACGGAGCCGGGCGAGGACGCGATCATCGAGTTCCTCGAGGGCAAGGGCGTCCCCTACACCACGTGGCAGGGCTGGTACCGCCTCGACGCCCACGAGCGTTCCCTCGGCGAGCCCGAGGGCCGCGAGCGCGTCAAGGTCGTCGAGCGCGAGGACATGCTCCGCGCCAGCGAGCCGCACAAGGCCTGACTTTCCGGGCCCCAGCTGAAGGGTCCCTTCGTGCGCTGTCAGCGTACGAAGGGACCCTTCAGCTCTTCGCGGGGCATGATGAACAGGTGTTTGACGCGCACGTGCACATCATCGACCCGCGGTTCCCGCTGGTGGAGAACAACGGCTACCTGCCCGATCCGTTCACGATCGACGACTACCGCGCCCGGATGGCGGGGTTCGGGGTGGACGGCGGGGCGGTGGTGACCGCGTCGTACCAGGGCACCCTGGGCCGCCCGCAACTGCTCGCGGCGCTGCGCGAGCTCGGCGAGGGCTGGGTGGGCGTCACCCACCTGGACCCCGACGCGACCGACGACGACATCGTCGAACTGGACCGGGCCGGGGTGCGCGGGATCCGGTTCAATCTGCGGCGCAGCGCCACCGACGTACAGATCCTCACGACGCAGGCGCTGCGCGCGTACGACCTGGTGGGCTGGCACGCCGAGTTCTACGTGGACGCGACGCTGCTGCTCTCGCTCGAGCCGGTGTTCGCGAAGCTGCCGGCCGTCAGCATCGACCACCTGGGGATGTCGACGCGCGGGCTGCGCTACCTGCTCAACCTCGTCGACCGCGGCGCCAAGGTGAAGGCGACCGGGTTCGGGCGCACCTCCATCGACGACGTCGGCAGCGTCATCCGGCAGATCCACGCGGTCAACCCGAAGGCGCTGATGTTCGGCACCGACCTGCCCGGCAGCCGGGCCCGACGCGCCTTCGAGGCCGCCGACGTGGACATCATCGCCGACGCCGTCGGCGACGACCTGGACGCGGTACTCGGCGGCAACGCCCGCGAGTGGTACCGCTGCCCGGCCTGAGCCGTCAGAGCGCCACCGCCGCGCCCAGCCACAGCGCCACCGCGAGCAGCGCCCCGAACAGTTCGACGAGGATCGACAGACCGACGGCCTTGGTGGCGTGCACGGTCGAGGCCCACGCGTCCCGGTGGGTGCGCCGGCGGGCCGCCTCGGCGAGGTAGGTCCCGAGCAGGAAACCGAGCAGCAGTCCGACGACCGGGACCACAAAGAATCCGACGATCCCCAGCAGTCCGCCGAACACCACCGAGCGGCCCGGAACCCCGGCGTCGCGCATCCGCCGCCCCGGCCACGCGTACTTGACCACGCCGGCCGCGACCAGCAGCAGCGTCGCGACCGCGAACACCACCCACCCGGCGGGGCTGGCATCCAGGATCGCCCACACCAGTAGCGCGGCCAGGATCAGCAGCGTGCCCGGCAGAACCGGCACGACGATGCCGACCAGCCCGACCAGCATCACCAGGCCGAGGAGAACCTCGACTCCGGTGCTCACGTCACTCCGGTACGACGACGCGCACCCGCGCGGCGGCCTCGCGGGCACGCTCGCGGGCGGTCTCGACGTCGGGGCCGGTCGACACCGCGACGCCCATCCGGCGCCGGGCGAACGCCTCCGGCTTGCCGAACAGCCGCAGATCGGTCTCCGGCACCGCCAGCGCGTCGGCGACACCCTCGAACGCGACGCCGACGGCCTCGGTGCCGCCGTAGATCACCGCCGACGCGCCGGGTGCGGCGAGCGTGGTGTCGACCGGCAGGCCGAGGATCGCGCGGGCGTGCAGTTCGAACTCCGAGAGCCGCTGCGAGCGCAGCGTCACCAGCCCGGTGTCGTGCGGGCGGGGGCTCACCTCGGAGAAGTACACGTCGTCGCCCTTGACGAACAGTTCGACGCCGAAGATGCCGCGGCCGCCGAGCGCGGTGGTGACCTTCTCCGCGACCTCGCGCGCGGCGGCGAGCGCGGCCGGGGTCATCGCCTGCGGCTGCCACGACTCGATGTAGTCGCCGGCGTCCTGCAGGTGCCCGATCGGTTCGCAGAAGTGCGTGCCGTCCACCGCGCGCACGGTGAGCTGGGTGATCTCGTAGTCGAAGTCGACGAAGCCCTCCACGATCACGCGCCCTTTGTTCACGCGGCCACCGGAAAGCGCGTAGTCCCATGAGGTTTCGAGGTCGTCGGCGCTGCGGGCCACGGACTGACCCTTGCCGGACGACGACATCACCGGCTTGATCACGCACGGGAACCCGATCCGCTCGGCGGCCGCACGGACCTCGCCCAGGGAGTCGGCGAACGCGTACGGCGACGTCGGCAGGCCCAGGTCCTCGGCCGCGAGCCGCCGGATCCCCTCCCGGTTCATCGTCAGCTGCGTGGCGCGCGCGGTGGGGATGACGACGGCCAGACCCCGCTCCTCGACCTCGGCGAGCGCCTCGGTCGCGATGGCCTCGATCTCGGGCACCACGAAGTGCGGGCGCTCGTCCTCGACCAGCCGCAGCAGCTGTTCGCGGTCGCCCATGTCGATGGTGTGGGCGCGGTGCGCCACCTGGTGTCCGGGCGCGTCGGCGTAACGGTCGACGGCGATCACCTCGACACCCAGCCGCTGCAGCGCGATGATCACTTCCTTGCCCAGCTCGCCCGAGCCGAGCAGCATCACACGGGTGGCGCTCGGGCTCAGCGGGGTACCGATGCGGGCGGGGACGTCAGCGGGAATCTCGAGGGGCATGGCTCGGACTATAGGCGGTCGGCACTGGGCATACTGTCGCGATGACGCTGGGTCTCGACACTCGCCTGACGCTGCTCGCCGCCGGGCTGATCTTCCTGCTCGCACTGGTCCTCGGGGCGTGGAAGTACCACGGCATGCGCACGTCGCCGGACCACCTCGCCCACCCCTACGTCGACATCGCCCACCGGTCGGCGCTGATGTACGCCTTTGCGACGCTGCTCGTTTCGGTGTTCGTCGAACTGAGCGACTGGGCCGGCGCGGTGAATGCGACGTGCGCCGGAATCCTCGTGTTCTTCTTCGTCGCGGCCATCGGCAGCTACATCGTGCACGGGGCCCGGCGGGACACCACCAACCAGTTCGCGCGCCCCGACGCGGCCCTGCGTGTGTCGATGATCGCACTGACGGTCGGTGAGATCGGGGCGTTCGCGGTGCTGCTCGCCGGGTTCGTGGCCGGGCAGCTGGTCTAGCTGCGGGCCTCGGCACGCGCCAGGAAGTCCAGCACGACCGCGTCGAAGACGTCCGGCCGCTCCGCGGCACACGGATGTCCGGCGTCCGGCACGATCACGAGCTCGGCGCCGGGAATCGAGCGGGCGATCAGTTCGGTGTGCCGGCGCGGGATCGGGTCGCGCTCGCCGACGATCACCAGCGTCGGGACGGCGATCGCGGACAGGTCCGCGGCCGGGATGTGCGGGTGCCGGACCATCAGCTCGAGCAGTTCCCGGCGGCGGGCCAGCCGCTGCGACAGCCGGGCGGCCGGGGCCGCCAGCAGCCAGGCCGCGGTGACCGGCACCCGGAACCGCCGGCCCAGTCCGCGCGGATCCAGGTTGGCGCCGTTGACGATCAGCGAACGCACCCGTTCCGGCCGCCGCAGCGCCAGGGTCAGTGCGGTGTTCCCGCCGTCGCTGTAGCCGAGGACGTGCGCGCTCGGGGCACCGACGGCGTCGAGCACCGCGCACACGTCGTCGGCCAGTCGGGCGAAGTCGAGGGGTCCGTCGCCGCGGGTGGACCGGCCGTGCGCACGGGTGTCGAGGGCGATCACCCGGTACCGCGCGGCGAAGTCCGCCGTCTGGGCCGCGAAGTACCCGAGGTCCTCGCCGTTGCCGTGCAGCAACACCAGCGGCTCCCCGTCGCCGCGCTCCTCGTAGTGCAGCCGCGCACCGGCGGCCTCGACGAATGCCACCGGATCAGCTCGACGGCTGGTGGATCGAGAGCACGTTGCCGTGCGGATCGTGGAACCACGCGACGCGGGTGCCGTCGGGCGCGGTCCAGCCGGCGTGCTCGTCCTGGTCCATCCCCTGGTAGCGCAGGAACTCGACGCCCCGGCTGCGGAGATCGTCCACGGCGGCCGACAGATCCGGTGTGCGCCACCCGAGCACCGTGTACCCCGTCTCGACCCGCGACTGCACCAGCGTGATCCGCAGTTCGGTGCCGCCGCCGTCGACGACCAGCGCGAACGGGGTCCGCTCGAGGACGGTCAGCCCCAGGGTGTCGACATAGAACATCGACGACACGTCCAGGTCCGTGCTGGCCACGAACGCGACGAGTGCTCCGGGGAAGGCCATGTCCTCAACTGTGCGCCACCACGGACACCGCCCACAAGTACCGACCGGACATGCCGTCGTGACCCGGACCACAGGCAGGGGTTCCCACGGGTTACCGTCACAGGAACGGCAGGGTCGACCATCACCAGGAGGAATCACGTGACTACCGCAGGAGCCGACCGGACGGGCCCGCTCGCGGGCATCCGCGTCGTCGAGTTCGCCGGCATCGGACCGGGCCCGCACGCGGCGACGCTGCTCGCCGATCTGGGGGCCGACGTGGTGCGGATCCAGCGTGCCGGCCAGCTCCCGGCCGAGGGGCAGGTGGGCGACCAGACCGCGCGCAACCGTCGCGTCGTCGAGGCGGACCTGAAGAACCCCGCCGACGTCGAGAAGGTCCTCGAACTGCTCGGCCGCGCCGACGTCCTCATCGAGGGCTTCCGCCCCGGCGTCATGGAGCGGATGGGGCTCGGACCCGACGTCGCCCTCGACCGCTGCCCGCGGCTGGTCTACGGCCGCATGACCGGCTGGGGCCAGGACGGCCCGCTCGCGCACTCGGCGGGCCACGACATCAACTACATCTCCCTCACGGGTGTGCTGCACGCGATCGGCCGCAAGGGCGAGCGCCCGGTGCCGCCGCTGAACATGGTGGGCGACTTCGGCGGCGGCTCGATGTTCCTGCTGCTCGGCATCCTGGCCGCGCTGGTGGAACGGCAGACGTCGGGCCGGGGTCAGGTCATCGACGCCGCGATGGTCGACGGCACGCTGGCGCTGTCGCACATCATCTGGAACTTCCGCCGCAGCGGCATCTGGTCGGACGAGCGCGGCGTCAACATGCTCGACGGCGGTGCGCCGTACTACGACACGTACGAGACGTCCGACGGCAAGTACATGGCGGTCGGCGCCATCGAGCCGCAGTTCTACGCGGAACTGCTGAAGGGCCTCGATCTGGACCCGGCGCAGCTGCCCGGCCAGCACGACGCCGCCCGCTGGCCCGAGCTGCGGCAGATCCTCACCGACCGCTTCCTGAGCAGGACCCGCGACGAGTGGACCAAGGTCTTCGACGGCACGGACGCCTGCACCACCCCGGTGCTCACGTTCGCGGAAGCCCCGCAGGATCCGCACGTCGCGGCGCGCGGCGCCGTCATCGAGATCGAGGGCGTGCCGCAGCACGCCCCCGCGCCGCGCTTCTCGCGTACGCCGTCGGCCACCCCGCAGCCGCCGGCCCGCTCGGCCACCGACGTCGATACTCTCTGGCGATAGGCGCTTCACGGCTCCGGCGACAGGCGCTCCGCGGCCCTGGCGAAAGGCGCTCCGCGCCCGGGCGCCTTTTCGGTAGCTGTCACTACCGAAAAGGCGCACCGGCCGCCCAGCGGCCTAGACGACCAGCGCCGGCTCGGCCGGGTCGACCGTGACCCCGAGCGCGTCGTACGCCGCGGCCACGCCCGCCACCGCGCGCCGGAGCTCGTCGGCCGGCCGCGCGTAGGGCAGCCGGATGTAGCGCTCGAACGCGCCCTCCACGCCGAAGCGCGGGCCCGCCGCCAGCACGACCCCGTGACTGGGGGCGGTCGCCGCGAGCGCGGTCGACACCGGTGCGGGCATCCGTAGCCAGAGCGACATACCGCCGGTCCCGACCGTGGGCACCCAGTCGGGCAGCCGGGCGGCCAGCTCGTCGAGCAGGACGGCCCGCTGGGCACGCAGGATCTCGCGCCGCGCCTCGACCGGGCCGTCGCCCGCGTCGAGCAGGTGCACCGCGGCGAGCTGGTCCATGACCGGCGTACCGAGGTCCGACGCGGACCGGGATCCGACCAGCCGGCCGATCAGTTCCGGTTCGGCGCGAATCCATCCCACCCGCAGGCCACCCCAGTGGGACTTGGACACCGACCCGATCGTCACCACCTCCGACAGACCCCGCCCGTGCGCCGCGACCGGCGCCGGCGGCGGCGCGTCGAGCCAGACGTCGACCATCGTCTCGTCGACCACCAGCGTCATCCGGGTCTCGCGCGCGATCCGGGCCAGCTCGGCGCGGCCGGCGTCGTCGAGGCACAGCCCGGTCGGGTTGTGGAAATCCGGGATCAGATAAGCCATCCCGGCCGCGGTCTGGCGCGCGGCACTGCGGATGCCGCCCAGATCCCACGCCCGCGACGCACCGCCCTCCGGACGCACCGGCACGGGAACCGGACGCCCACCCACCCGCCGGACCGCCGCCAACGCGTTGGGATACGTCGGATGGTCGACGAGGACCCGCTCCCCCGGCGCCGTGAGCACCCCGAGGAGCAGCCGGAACGCGTGCTGCGCACCCGAGGTGACCATGATCTGCGCCGGCGTCGTCTCGAGACCCCGCGCGCAGTAGCGGGCCGCGATGGCCTCGCGTAGCACCGCGATCCCGTGCGGCTCCATCCCGTGCGTGTCGAGGAAGGGGGGAAGTGCTTGCAGCGCAGCGCTGTACGCCTCCTGCACCTCGAGAACGGGGGCGACCATGGCCGCGTAGCTCAGATCCACGACGTCGCCGGCCTCGGGCCGACGGGCACTCCCGACGGCCGGCGCGCGGGGCGGAGCCGCCGGCATCGTCACGGTGCTCCGCGAGCCCTGTCGGCTGGACAGGAAACCCTCCTCACGCAGTACCGAGTAGGCGGTGGTGACGGTCGTCCGGCTCACCTGCAGCTCGCCGGCGAGTTCCCGCTCGCCCGGCAGCGCGGCACCGAGCGGGATGCGGCCGTCGTGCACGAGCAACCGGATCCCGTCGGCGAGGGCGCGGTACGCGGGCCGGCGTCCGGCGTCGTCGCGCCACCCACCGAGATCCCGCGAGACCGACCGCGCACCGACCGCATGCATCATCATGCGGTCCAGTATTCGAGTTCTGGCCATTTATATCAAGGCCACTTGCCCGACAGACTGACCGTCATGAGCACCGTCGTGACCCTGATCTGCATGGCCCTACTGGCCGGCTTCGTCTATTACTACCTCCCACCGGACCGGCCTCGACGGCTCTTTCGGCTCGAACAGTTCCGTCCTGCAGCGCCTTTGGCCGGAATCCTGGACGAGCCCGAGCGACCGGACGACGCGGTGGACGCGTCGGGCGGCGCACCGATCCCCGGCCAGGCCAGTACTACGGTACTGGACTGACCGCTCCGAACTGTGCGAGTCGAACCGCGGCCGGTATCGTGACCGCGTGAACGACACGGGGCCCGACGCGCTGCTGGACGGTCTGCGCGACGTCCTGGTCGGCCGCTTGTCCGACATCGGACGCCGGTTCTCGGCGCTGCTGGCCGACACCGTGCCGCACACCGCGCTGGTGATCTTCACGCGCGAGTGCACCGGCCGGCCCCGAAAGGTCGCCGGGGACCCGGACATCGTCGACCGGGTGACGATCGCCGAACTCGATTCCCTGCGTGCCGATCTCGCGCACGGACAGATCTTCTGCGGTCGCGCCGCCGTCGCCGGGCGCCTGCGGGAGGTGTACGCGATCCTCGACCGCACCGACACGCTGCTGGTGCTCGTCCCGGCGGGGCGGCCGCCGCGGCCGGCGGTGCTCGACACCGTCCGGGCGATGTTCGGCATCGTCGCCACCGCCATCCAGTTGCAGGTCCAGGGCGCCAGTCCGGCGTACCTGGCGGAGTCCCGCGCCGCGTCGGCGGAACGGGCGCGCACCATCGCCGAGCTCACCGAGGTGCACGCCACCACCCTCGAGACCTTGCTGGCGACGCTGCGCTCGCACGATCTCGACGACGACCGCGCCCGGTCCGCCGCCGGTGAGACGGCGTCGGCCGCACTGATCCGGCTGCGCACCACCGTCGACTCGCACCGCGAGTTCGCCGAGGAATCGGTGGTCACCGCGTTCGCCCGCCTGCGGGGCGAACTGCGCGGGCTGCTGCGCCACCGCGACCTCGAACTGGACCTGGTGGAGCCGGCGGTCGACG is part of the Rhodococcus sp. SGAir0479 genome and encodes:
- a CDS encoding O-succinylhomoserine sulfhydrylase, which gives rise to MSAIPQGGSFRKQLPDSVRPATLGVRGGTLRSGFEETSEAIYLNSGFVYESAEAAEQAFTGEVDHFVYSRYGNPTVKMFEERLRLLDGAEGCYATASGMSAVFTALAALLGQGDRLVAARSLFGSCFVVCNEILPRWGVETVFVDGEDLDQWEQALSVPTTAVFFETPSNPMQTLVDVRRVSEMAHAAGAKVVLDNVFATPLLQRSLDLGADVIVYSGTKHIDGQGRVLGGAILGPQDYIDGPVQQLIRHTGPALSPFNAHTLLKGLETMPLRVGHSVDSALRIAQFLESEASVRWVKYPFLESHPQYELATSQMSGGGTVVTFELGTPPGGGEDAAKKRAFELLNKLRIVDISNNLGDSKSLITHPATTTHRAMGPEGRAAIGLSDGVVRLSVGLEDPEDLLEDLAQALR
- a CDS encoding rhodanese-like domain-containing protein: MSYAGDITPQQAWELLREHPEAVLVDVRTDAEWRYVGVPDTSSIDRRTVLIEWVSYPTGARNESFVDQLVEAGIVGGAEDDEASRPVIFLCRSGVRSIAAADAATAAGIGPAYNVLDGFEGGLGADGRRGTSGWRAAGLPWTQS
- a CDS encoding Rv0361 family membrane protein, whose product is MTDQHEPPEDPSRTTAKPFILAVSIVAIVMIGIVVSSWLSPADENRSEADQLNASASDFVRASNNDDAGAVDRMVCDGFAEDRSPLAGREGEVTVVSLTNEQVKGDEATADVRIDAKDGKGEATATWRFVRGDDRWLVCD
- a CDS encoding FAD-dependent oxidoreductase, which codes for MTDQTRPLRVAIVGAGPAGIYAADALMKSDTEVSIDLFERMPAPFGLIRYGVAPDHPRIKGIITALHKVLDKDSVRLLGNIDYGADITLEDLRRFYDAVIFSTGANADRALNIPGIDLDGSYGAADFVSWYDGHPDVPRTWPLDAEKVAVLGVGNVALDIARVLAKTGDELLPTEIPANVYEGLKNNKAVEVHVFGRRGPAQAKFTPLELRELDHSPTIEVIVDPEDIDYDEGSEAARRASKQVDMVANTIQDWAIRDQGDRPHKLFLHFFESPHEVLGKDGKVVGLRTERTELDGTGNVRGTGKFNDWDVQAVYRAVGYLSQNIPSIPFDDQAGTVPNEAGRVIGEDGKHIDATYVTGWIKRGPVGLIGHTKGDANETIACLLEDAPNFAGATEPGEDAIIEFLEGKGVPYTTWQGWYRLDAHERSLGEPEGRERVKVVEREDMLRASEPHKA
- a CDS encoding amidohydrolase family protein; translated protein: MFDAHVHIIDPRFPLVENNGYLPDPFTIDDYRARMAGFGVDGGAVVTASYQGTLGRPQLLAALRELGEGWVGVTHLDPDATDDDIVELDRAGVRGIRFNLRRSATDVQILTTQALRAYDLVGWHAEFYVDATLLLSLEPVFAKLPAVSIDHLGMSTRGLRYLLNLVDRGAKVKATGFGRTSIDDVGSVIRQIHAVNPKALMFGTDLPGSRARRAFEAADVDIIADAVGDDLDAVLGGNAREWYRCPA
- a CDS encoding DUF456 domain-containing protein; the encoded protein is MSTGVEVLLGLVMLVGLVGIVVPVLPGTLLILAALLVWAILDASPAGWVVFAVATLLLVAAGVVKYAWPGRRMRDAGVPGRSVVFGGLLGIVGFFVVPVVGLLLGFLLGTYLAEAARRRTHRDAWASTVHATKAVGLSILVELFGALLAVALWLGAAVAL
- the purT gene encoding formate-dependent phosphoribosylglycinamide formyltransferase; this encodes MPLEIPADVPARIGTPLSPSATRVMLLGSGELGKEVIIALQRLGVEVIAVDRYADAPGHQVAHRAHTIDMGDREQLLRLVEDERPHFVVPEIEAIATEALAEVEERGLAVVIPTARATQLTMNREGIRRLAAEDLGLPTSPYAFADSLGEVRAAAERIGFPCVIKPVMSSSGKGQSVARSADDLETSWDYALSGGRVNKGRVIVEGFVDFDYEITQLTVRAVDGTHFCEPIGHLQDAGDYIESWQPQAMTPAALAAAREVAEKVTTALGGRGIFGVELFVKGDDVYFSEVSPRPHDTGLVTLRSQRLSEFELHARAILGLPVDTTLAAPGASAVIYGGTEAVGVAFEGVADALAVPETDLRLFGKPEAFARRRMGVAVSTGPDVETARERAREAAARVRVVVPE
- a CDS encoding alpha/beta fold hydrolase, encoding MAFVEAAGARLHYEERGDGEPLVLLHGNGEDLGYFAAQTADFAARYRVIALDTRAHGRSTRGDGPLDFARLADDVCAVLDAVGAPSAHVLGYSDGGNTALTLALRRPERVRSLIVNGANLDPRGLGRRFRVPVTAAWLLAAPAARLSQRLARRRELLELMVRHPHIPAADLSAIAVPTLVIVGERDPIPRRHTELIARSIPGAELVIVPDAGHPCAAERPDVFDAVVLDFLARAEARS
- a CDS encoding VOC family protein, which gives rise to MAFPGALVAFVASTDLDVSSMFYVDTLGLTVLERTPFALVVDGGGTELRITLVQSRVETGYTVLGWRTPDLSAAVDDLRSRGVEFLRYQGMDQDEHAGWTAPDGTRVAWFHDPHGNVLSIHQPSS
- a CDS encoding CaiB/BaiF CoA transferase family protein; translation: MTTAGADRTGPLAGIRVVEFAGIGPGPHAATLLADLGADVVRIQRAGQLPAEGQVGDQTARNRRVVEADLKNPADVEKVLELLGRADVLIEGFRPGVMERMGLGPDVALDRCPRLVYGRMTGWGQDGPLAHSAGHDINYISLTGVLHAIGRKGERPVPPLNMVGDFGGGSMFLLLGILAALVERQTSGRGQVIDAAMVDGTLALSHIIWNFRRSGIWSDERGVNMLDGGAPYYDTYETSDGKYMAVGAIEPQFYAELLKGLDLDPAQLPGQHDAARWPELRQILTDRFLSRTRDEWTKVFDGTDACTTPVLTFAEAPQDPHVAARGAVIEIEGVPQHAPAPRFSRTPSATPQPPARSATDVDTLWR